The following proteins come from a genomic window of Amaranthus tricolor cultivar Red isolate AtriRed21 chromosome 14, ASM2621246v1, whole genome shotgun sequence:
- the LOC130799548 gene encoding uncharacterized protein LOC130799548, which translates to MASYHTRSLSFPSKSHPVADQVEQQLCRVRSSQAASTSSLTNKLTDLNDLYKCVDEFLQLPVNQKTQSGSWVDEVLDGSLRLLDVCSTSRDVLAQSKEMLQEIQSVLRRRCSSELNISNHVSEYLKARKTIKKVIQKCSKGIREVVKTNEANPIEATLKDVQAITVDIFKSLFSYIGGSQKSSWTFSKFVRGQKSEKETAAISELDAIDATVDMSQLVKLESNIEEIDRVLECLFRHLVNTRATLLNILSN; encoded by the coding sequence ATGGCGTCTTACCACACTCGATCTTTAAGTTTTCCATCAAAATCTCACCCAGTTGCTGATCAGGTAGAACAACAATTGTGCAGAGTGAGGTCTTCTCAAGCTGCCTCTACTTCATCATTGACGAACAAACTTACCGATCTAAATGATTTGTACAAATGTGTTGATGAGTTTCTTCAACTACCAGTTAATCAGAAAACTCAATCTGGCAGTTGGGTTGACGAGGTTTTGGATGGATCTCTAAGACTCCTCGACGTTTGTTCTACATCGAGGGATGTCTTGGCACAATCAAAGGAAATGCTTCAAGAAATACAATCAGTTCTTCGCCGAAGGTGTAGCAGTGAACTTAATATATCGAATCATGTCTCTGAATACTTGAAAGCCAGAAAGACAATAAAGAAGGTGATCCAAAAGTGCTCAAAAGGCATTCGAGAAGTTGTCAAGACTAACGAGGCCAATCCCATTGAGGCAACTTTGAAAGATGTGCAAGCAATTACAGTTGACATCTTCAAGTCATTGTTTTCTTACATTGGTGGATCACAGAAAAGTAGCTGGACTTTCTCTAAATTTGTGAGAGGTCAAAAATCTGAGAAAGAAACAGCAGCAATCAGTGAATTGGATGCAATTGATGCAACAGTTGATATGTCACAGTTAGTAAAATTAGAGTCAAACATTGAAGAAATTGATCGAGTTTTAGAATGCTTGTTTAGGCATCTTGTTAACACAAGGGCAACTCTTTTGAATATCCTTAGTAACTAG
- the LOC130799251 gene encoding uncharacterized protein LOC130799251 has translation MVRPLFIELPQSQSQKGVDEVLDGSLRLIDICATSLDVLVQSKERLLDIQSVLRRRCNGGLNFTNEFSEYIKTRKLVKRVVKKCLKDIQEVEKINEANATESKLKDVQSVTVDVFKSLLSYIGGSQKSNWSFSKFVHAKKAEKETASISAFDTVDSTVELSQLIKLESEIQVIEQDLECLFRHLVKTRATLLNGESNDTWSWFLDCIRQYVTKRDDLCVIFDRHKGILHAMNRVGKAWEEPYAFYRFCKRHLASNVLKKFKIIAVKNLFGKASEQTKIRKYNYYMKRLKEYDEDAYKYLVKGSIPERQWTLLYDGGHKYGVKTTNMSETFNSVM, from the exons ATGGTAaggcctctatttatagag CTCCCTCAATCTCAAAGCCAAAAAGGAGTTGACGAGGTCTTGGATGGATCTCTAAGACTTATCGATATTTGTGCCACATCTCTGGATGTCTTGGTACAGTCAAAGGAACGACTTCTAGACATACAATCCGTTCTCCGAAGAAGATGCAATGGTGGACTCAACTTTACCAATGAATTTTCCGAGTACATAAAAACCCGAAAATTAGTTAAGAGGGTAGTCAAAAAGTGCTTGAAAGACATTCAGGAAGTAGAAAAGATTAATGAAGCTAATGCTACAGAAAGCAAGTTGAAAGATGTTCAATCAGTGACAGTTGATGTCTTCAAGTCATTGCTGTCATACATTGGTGGATCACAAAAAAGTAACTGGTCTTTCTCTAAATTTGTGCACGCCAAAAAAGCTGAGAAGGAAACAGCATCCATTAGTGCATTTGATACAGTTGATTCTACTGTTGAACTGTCACAACTTATCAAATTAGAGTCTGAAATTCAAGTCATTGAACAAGATTTGGAATGCTTGTTTAGGCATTTAGTCAAGACCAGAGCAACTCTATTGAAT GGAGAAAGTAATGACACATGGAGTTGGTTTTTGGATTGTATAAGGCAATATGTAACTAAAAGGGATGACTTATGTGTCATATTTGATCGTCACAAAGGAATTTTACATGCCATGAACAGGGTTGGAAAAGCCTGGGAAGAACCATATGCATTTTATCGATTTTGTAAACGACATCTTGCTTCAAATGTGCTTAAGAAGTTCAAGATCATAGCTGTCAAAAAtttatttggaaaagcttctgaacaAACAAAGATTCGAAAATATAATTACTACATGAAGCGCCTTAAAGAATATGATGAGGATGCATACAAGTACCTAGTGAAAGGTTCTATTCCTGAGCGCCAATGGACTTTACTTTATGATGGTGGCCATAAATATGGAGTGAAaactacaaacatgtctgaAACGTTTAATAGTGTAATGTAG
- the LOC130799252 gene encoding uncharacterized protein LOC130799252, which yields MASYHTRSLSFPSKSHPVADQVEQQLCRVRSSQAASTSSLTNKLTDLNDLYKCVDEFLQLPVNQKTQSGSWVDEVLDGSLRLLDVCSTSRDVLAQSKEMLQEIQSVLRRRCSSELNISNHVSEYLKARKTIKKVIQKCSKGIREVVKTNEANPIEATLKDVQAITVDIFKSLFSYIGGSQKSSWTFSKFVRGQKSEKETAAISELDAIDATVDMSQLVKLESNIEKIDRVLECLFRHLVKTRATLLNILSN from the coding sequence ATGGCGTCTTACCACACTCGATCTTTAAGTTTTCCATCAAAATCTCACCCAGTTGCTGATCAGGTAGAACAACAATTGTGCAGAGTGAGGTCTTCTCAAGCTGCCTCTACTTCATCATTGACGAACAAACTTACCGATCTAAATGATTTGTACAAATGTGTTGATGAGTTTCTTCAACTACCAGTTAATCAGAAAACTCAATCTGGCAGTTGGGTTGATGAGGTTTTGGATGGATCTCTAAGACTCCTCGACGTTTGTTCTACATCGAGGGATGTCTTGGCACAATCAAAGGAAATGCTTCAAGAAATACAATCAGTTCTTCGCCGAAGGTGTAGCAGTGAACTTAATATATCGAATCATGTCTCTGAATACTTGAAAGCCAGAAAGACAATAAAGAAGGTGATCCAAAAGTGCTCAAAAGGCATTCGAGAAGTTGTCAAGACTAACGAGGCCAATCCCATTGAGGCAACTTTGAAAGATGTGCAAGCAATTACAGTTGACATCTTCAAGTCATTGTTTTCTTACATTGGTGGATCACAGAAAAGTAGCTGGACTTTCTCTAAATTTGTGAGAGGTCAAAAATCTGAGAAAGAAACAGCAGCAATCAGTGAATTGGATGCAATTGATGCAACAGTTGATATGTCACAGTTAGTAAAATTAGAGTCAAACATTGAAAAAATTGATCGAGTTTTAGAATGCTTGTTTAGGCATCTTGTTAAGACAAGGGCAACTCTTTTGAATATCCTTAGTAACTAG
- the LOC130799253 gene encoding uncharacterized protein LOC130799253, with translation MASYHTRSLSFPSKSHPAADQVEQQLCRVRSSQAASTSSLTNKLTDLNDLYKCVDEFLQLPVNQKTQSGSWVDEVLDGSLRLLDVCSTSRDVLAQSKEMLQEIQSVLRRRCSSELNISNHVSEYLKARKTIKKVIQKCSKGIREVVKTNEANPIEATLKDVQAITVDIFKSLFSYIGGSQKSSWTFSKFVRGQKSEKETAAISELDAIDATVDMSQLVKLESNIEEIDRVLECLFRHLVKTRATLLNILSN, from the coding sequence ATGGCGTCTTACCACACTCGATCTTTAAGTTTTCCATCAAAATCTCACCCAGCTGCTGATCAGGTAGAACAACAACTGTGCAGAGTGAGGTCTTCTCAAGCTGCCTCTACTTCATCATTGACGAACAAACTTACCGATCTAAATGATTTGTACAAATGTGTTGATGAGTTTCTTCAACTACCAGTTAATCAGAAAACTCAATCTGGCAGTTGGGTTGACGAGGTTTTGGATGGATCTCTAAGACTCCTCGACGTTTGTTCTACATCGAGGGATGTCTTGGCACAATCAAAGGAAATGCTTCAAGAAATACAATCAGTTCTTCGCCGAAGGTGTAGCAGTGAACTTAATATATCGAATCATGTCTCTGAATACTTGAAAGCCAGAAAGACAATAAAGAAGGTGATCCAAAAGTGCTCAAAAGGCATTCGAGAAGTTGTCAAGACTAACGAGGCCAATCCCATTGAGGCAACTTTGAAAGATGTGCAAGCAATTACAGTTGACATCTTCAAGTCATTGTTTTCTTACATTGGTGGATCACAGAAAAGTAGCTGGACTTTCTCTAAATTTGTGAGAGGTCAAAAATCTGAGAAAGAAACAGCAGCAATCAGTGAATTGGATGCAATTGATGCAACAGTTGATATGTCACAGTTAGTAAAATTAGAGTCAAACATTGAAGAAATTGATCGAGTTTTAGAATGCTTGTTTAGGCATCTTGTTAAGACAAGGGCAACTCTTTTGAATATCCTTAGTAACTAG
- the LOC130799254 gene encoding uncharacterized protein LOC130799254, with protein MASYHTRSFSFPSNSHPVVDQLNEELCRLRSSQGASTSSMTNKLTGLKDLYKCVDEFLQLPQSQIKTGLDEVLDGSLRLIDICSTSLDVLVQSKERLLDIQSVLRRRCNGGLNFTNEFSEYIKTRKLVKRVVKKCFKDIQEIVKMNEANAKESKLKDVQSVTVDVFKSLLSYIGGSQKSNWSFPKFVHAKKAEKETESISAFDTVDSSVELSQLIKLESEIQPIEQDLECLFRLLVKTRATLLNVRPKISEVNNISEFEAVDASRKLICQNKKLHIDLSLMVKLEYEFHQLDEVLEC; from the exons aTGGCATCCTACCACACTCGATCTTTCAGTTTTCCCTCAAATTCTCACCCGGTTGTTGATCAGTTAAACGAAGAATTGTGCAGATTGAGGTCATCTCAAGGTGCCTCAACTTCATCAATGACCAACAAACTTACTGGCCTTAAAGATTTATACAAGTGTGTTGATGAGTTTCTCCAACTCCCTCAATCTCAAATCAAAACAGGTCTTGACGAGGTTTTGGATGGATCTCTAAGACTAATCGATATCTGTTCCACATCTCTGGATGTCTTGGTACAATCAAAGGAACGACTTCTAGACATACAATCAGTTCTCCGAAGAAGATGCAATGGTGGACTTAACTTTACCAATGAATTTTCCGAGTACATTAAAACCCGAAAATTAGTTAAGAGGGTAGTCAAAAAGTGCTTCAAAGACATTCAGGAAATAGTAAAGATGAATGAAGCTAATGCTAAAGAAAGCAAGTTGAAAGATGTTCAATCAGTGACAGTTGATGTCTTCAAGTCATTGTTGTCATACATTGGTGGATCACAAAAAAGTAACTGGTCTTTCCCAAAATTTGTGCATGCCAAAAAAGCTGAGAAGGAAACAGAATCCATCAGTGCATTTGATACAGTTGATTCTAGTGTTGAATTGTCACAACTTATCAAATTAGAGTCTGAAATTCAACCTATTGAACAAGATTTAGAATGCTTGTTTAGGCTTTTGGTTAAGACCAGAGCAACTCTATTGAATGTG CGGCCAAAAATTAGTGAAGTAAACAACATCAGTGAATTCGAAGCGGTGGATGCTTCTAGGAAGTTGATATGCCAGAACAAGAAATTGCACATTGATTTGTCACTAATGGTTAAGTTGGAGTATGAATTTCACCAACTAGACGAAGTTTTGGAATGCTAA
- the LOC130799549 gene encoding uncharacterized protein LOC130799549, which produces MASYHTRSFSFPSNSHPVADHLNDQLCRLRSSQGASSSSMTNKLTGLKDLYKCVDEFLQLPQSQSQKGVDEVLDGFLRLIDICATSLDVLVQSKERLLDIQSVLQRRYNGGLNFTNEFSEYIKTRKIVKKVVKKCLKDIQEVAKINEANATESKLKDVQLVTVDALKSLLSYIGGSQKSNWSFSKLVHANKAQKETKSISAFDAIDSTVELSQLIKLESEIQVIEQDLEWLFRHLVKTRATLLNVVSN; this is translated from the coding sequence ATGGCATCTTACCACACTCGATCTTTCAGTTTTCCCTCAAATTCTCACCCGGTTGCTGATCATTTAAACGATCAATTATGTAGATTAAGGTCATCTCAAGGTGCCTCAAGTTCATCGATGACCAACAAACTTACTGGCCTTAAAGATTTATACAAGTGTGTTGATGAGTTTCTCCAGCTCCCTCAATCTCAAAGCCAAAAAGGTGTTGATGAGGTTTTGGATGGATTTCTAAGATTGATCGATATTTGTGCCACATCTCTGGATGTCTTGGTACAATCAAAGGAACGACTTCTTGACATACAATCAGTTCTCCAAAGAAGATACAATGGTGGACTTAACTTTACCAATGAATTTTCCGAGTACATTAAAACCCGAAAAATAGTTAAGAAGGTAGTAAAGAAGTGCTTGAAAGACATTCAGGAAGTAGCCAAGATTAATGAAGCTAATGCTACAGAAAGCAAGTTGAAAGATGTTCAATTAGTGACAGTTGATGCCCTCAAGTCATTGTTGTCATACATTGGTGGATCACAAAAAAGTAACTGGTCTTTCTCTAAACTTGTGCACGCCAACAAAGCTCAGAAGGAAACAAAATCCATCAGTGCATTTGATGCAATTGATTCTACTGTTGAATTGTCACAACTTATCAAATTAGAGTCTGAAATTCAAGTTATTGAACAGGATTTAGAATGGTTGTTTAGGCATTTGGTCAAGACCAGAGCAACTCTACTGAATGTGGTCAGTAACTAG